In Sporichthya polymorpha DSM 43042, a genomic segment contains:
- a CDS encoding TetR/AcrR family transcriptional regulator codes for MSTAERPARPAEKRSRYDVESLLAVAVEVFGERGYDGTSMDDLARAAGITKSSFYHHVKGKEELLGRSLDRALGGLFAALETAESDDGPAVKRLEGLLRGSVQVLVREFPHVRLLLRVRGNTETERAALARRREFDHRVTALVAAAEAEGDLRSAADPGLTARLLFGLINSLTEWYRPGGGLGDRELADAVVDLALSGLRVRPA; via the coding sequence ATGAGCACCGCCGAACGACCCGCGCGGCCCGCGGAGAAGCGCAGCCGGTACGACGTCGAGTCGCTGCTCGCGGTCGCCGTCGAGGTCTTCGGCGAGCGCGGCTACGACGGGACGAGCATGGACGACCTCGCCCGCGCCGCCGGGATCACCAAGTCGTCGTTCTACCACCACGTCAAGGGCAAGGAGGAGCTGCTCGGGCGCTCGCTGGACCGCGCGCTCGGCGGACTGTTCGCGGCGCTGGAGACCGCCGAGTCCGACGACGGCCCGGCCGTGAAGCGGCTCGAGGGCCTGCTCCGCGGGTCTGTGCAGGTGCTGGTCCGCGAGTTCCCGCACGTACGGCTGCTGCTGCGCGTCCGCGGCAACACCGAGACCGAGCGCGCGGCCCTGGCCCGCCGGCGCGAGTTCGACCACCGCGTCACCGCGCTGGTGGCCGCGGCCGAGGCCGAGGGCGACCTCCGCTCCGCGGCCGACCCCGGCCTGACCGCCCGGCTCCTGTTCGGCCTGATCAACTCCCTCACCGAGTGGTACCGCCCGGGCGGGGGGCTCGGGGACCGCGAGCTCGCCGACGCCGTCGTCGACCTCGCCCTGAGCGGGCTGCGGGTGCGCCCGGCCTGA
- a CDS encoding TetR/AcrR family transcriptional regulator: MSTSRVAPQRTPSSDVGTSLLRAADDVLRRDGLAGVTVRAVAAEAGVAPMGVYSRFGSKDGLVDALLIRAIEDFQAAVGRNSEPDPRERLMAGGRRFREWALANRQHYEAIFLARIGLGSDEVAEASMRAFGELLARVEYAMDGGVLARADITEVAQQIWDAVHGAVALELNSLVLTADPGATYERLLDTIVRGLAP, encoded by the coding sequence GTGAGCACCTCCCGGGTCGCGCCGCAGCGGACGCCCAGTTCGGACGTCGGTACCTCGCTGCTGCGGGCCGCCGACGACGTGCTGCGCCGCGACGGGCTCGCCGGCGTCACGGTCCGGGCCGTCGCGGCGGAGGCCGGCGTCGCCCCGATGGGCGTCTACAGCCGGTTCGGCAGCAAGGACGGTCTCGTCGACGCGCTGCTGATCCGCGCGATCGAGGACTTCCAGGCCGCCGTGGGCCGCAACAGCGAGCCGGACCCGCGGGAGCGTCTGATGGCCGGCGGGCGCCGGTTCCGTGAGTGGGCGCTCGCCAACCGTCAGCACTACGAGGCGATCTTCCTGGCGCGGATCGGGCTCGGGTCCGACGAGGTCGCCGAGGCCTCGATGCGGGCGTTCGGCGAACTGCTCGCCCGGGTCGAGTACGCCATGGACGGCGGGGTCCTGGCTCGCGCGGACATCACCGAAGTCGCCCAGCAGATCTGGGACGCCGTGCACGGCGCGGTCGCCCTCGAGCTCAACTCGCTGGTCCTGACCGCCGACCCCGGCGCGACCTACGAGCGGTTGCTCGACACGATCGTCCGCGGCCTCGCGCCCTGA
- a CDS encoding GNAT family N-acetyltransferase, whose product MSDEHLAHGWEAAAPDERSVLRSFVLSTADTTAWVTERVGGRVGRWDDLAAADPASPIFFDNFAVLLAPPAYGDLDDVLARLTAFYPPDRHFALLSVWPTPDLTADGFALMGHPPFMVRAAGGVRPPVPDGLTIVEATDAATLADALTVLGEGFGFPADGSPAGDPRVLGGPVRVWVGYADGRAVSTAAARLGHGIVDVEAVATLPDCQGRGYGEALTWEATLADSSLPAVLYSSDAGRAIYERMGYLPLFRLTLWHRPPAEA is encoded by the coding sequence ATGAGTGACGAGCACCTCGCCCACGGCTGGGAGGCCGCGGCTCCCGACGAGCGCTCGGTGCTGCGGTCGTTCGTGCTCAGCACGGCCGACACGACGGCCTGGGTGACCGAGCGGGTCGGCGGCCGGGTCGGCCGCTGGGACGACCTGGCGGCGGCGGACCCCGCGTCGCCGATCTTCTTCGACAACTTCGCCGTGCTGCTCGCGCCGCCGGCGTACGGGGACCTCGACGACGTCCTCGCGCGCCTGACGGCCTTCTACCCGCCGGACCGGCACTTCGCGCTGCTCTCGGTCTGGCCGACCCCCGATTTGACCGCCGACGGCTTCGCGCTGATGGGTCACCCGCCGTTCATGGTCCGCGCGGCGGGCGGGGTGCGGCCGCCGGTGCCGGACGGGCTGACAATCGTCGAGGCGACCGACGCCGCGACGCTGGCCGACGCGCTCACGGTCCTCGGCGAGGGCTTCGGCTTCCCCGCCGACGGCAGCCCCGCCGGCGACCCGCGCGTCCTCGGCGGGCCCGTCCGGGTCTGGGTCGGCTACGCCGACGGCCGCGCGGTGAGCACCGCGGCGGCGCGACTCGGGCACGGGATCGTCGACGTCGAGGCCGTCGCGACGCTCCCCGACTGCCAGGGCCGCGGCTACGGCGAGGCGCTCACCTGGGAGGCCACGCTCGCCGATTCGTCGCTGCCGGCGGTGCTGTACTCCAGCGACGCCGGCCGCGCGATCTACGAGCGCATGGGCTACCTGCCGTTGTTCCGGCTGACGCTCTGGCACCGCCCGCCGGCTGAGGCGTAA
- a CDS encoding acyl-CoA dehydrogenase family protein, with amino-acid sequence MGRLAQTENLTDVQQEILRTVADFVEKEIIPNAQELEHGDIYPQEIVDGMKEMGLFGLTIPEEYGGLGESLLTYALVVEQIARGWMSVSGIINTHFIVAYMLMQHGTDEQKQKYLPRMAEGEVRGSFSMSEPGCGSDVSAIKTKAKEDGEDFVVNGAKMWLTNGGSSNLTAVLVRTDEGAESVYKNMTVLLVEKEPGFGEVAPGLTVPGKIEKMGYKGVDTTEMVFDDFRIAQAQVLGGAAGRGRGFYQMMDGVEVGRVNVAARGCGVAIRAFELGVQYAQQRETFGKKIADHQAVMFRLADMACKVESAHQMMVMAARKKDSGERNDLEAGMAKYLASEYCRDVVEDSFRIHGGYGFSKEYEIERLYREAPMLLIGEGTADIQRMIIGRRLLEDYKIRV; translated from the coding sequence ATGGGCCGGCTCGCGCAGACCGAGAACCTGACCGATGTCCAGCAGGAGATCCTGCGCACGGTGGCCGACTTCGTCGAGAAGGAGATCATCCCGAACGCGCAGGAGCTGGAGCACGGCGACATCTACCCGCAGGAGATCGTCGACGGGATGAAGGAGATGGGCCTGTTCGGGCTCACCATCCCCGAGGAGTACGGCGGTCTCGGCGAGTCCCTGCTCACCTACGCCCTCGTCGTCGAGCAGATCGCCCGCGGCTGGATGAGCGTCTCCGGCATCATCAACACCCACTTCATCGTCGCCTACATGCTCATGCAGCACGGCACCGACGAGCAGAAGCAGAAGTACCTGCCCCGCATGGCCGAGGGCGAGGTCCGCGGCTCGTTCTCGATGTCCGAGCCCGGCTGCGGTTCCGACGTCTCGGCGATCAAGACCAAGGCCAAGGAGGACGGCGAGGACTTCGTCGTCAACGGCGCCAAGATGTGGCTGACCAACGGCGGCTCGTCGAACCTGACCGCGGTGCTCGTGCGCACCGACGAGGGCGCGGAGTCGGTCTACAAGAACATGACCGTCCTGCTGGTGGAGAAGGAGCCGGGCTTCGGCGAGGTCGCGCCCGGCCTCACGGTCCCCGGCAAGATCGAGAAGATGGGCTACAAGGGCGTCGACACGACCGAGATGGTCTTCGACGACTTCCGCATCGCCCAGGCCCAGGTCCTCGGCGGCGCCGCCGGCCGCGGCCGCGGTTTCTACCAGATGATGGACGGCGTCGAGGTCGGTCGCGTCAACGTCGCCGCCCGCGGCTGCGGGGTCGCGATCCGCGCCTTCGAGCTCGGTGTCCAGTACGCCCAACAGCGCGAGACGTTCGGCAAGAAGATCGCCGACCACCAGGCCGTGATGTTCCGGCTCGCGGACATGGCCTGCAAGGTCGAGTCCGCCCACCAGATGATGGTCATGGCCGCCCGCAAGAAGGACTCCGGCGAGCGCAACGACCTCGAGGCCGGCATGGCCAAGTACCTCGCGTCGGAGTACTGCCGCGACGTCGTCGAGGACTCGTTCCGCATCCACGGCGGCTACGGGTTCTCCAAGGAGTACGAGATCGAGCGCCTCTACCGCGAGGCCCCGATGCTCCTGATCGGCGAGGGCACCGCCGACATCCAGCGCATGATCATCGGCCGGCGCCTTCTCGAGGACTACAAAATTCGGGTCTGA